The following proteins are encoded in a genomic region of Cydia fagiglandana chromosome 26, ilCydFagi1.1, whole genome shotgun sequence:
- the LOC134677516 gene encoding protein HGH1 homolog, which yields MSKDPLDELLQFLKPDSRIDLKHIALDHLVGLSGSEDGIHTLLKNEQVIASIIELTSDSVDEVAKNALLALVNITANAKGASEILKYRPSTCKNIIELLIGYVLDPNKKDADAACMILSNITRLEDELEVCLDTLIPKLNDILNVYVNIDFNKTGSKLHYLGAMFSNLSCSSRIRKWLTEENPHVPLIKILPFCNYEQSNIRRGGAIGTIRNLSFDVEYHDILLNPDLDILTYLLNPLMGNEDYPDEEMDVLPIALQYLPKEKKRELDVDIRKMILETLNKFCSKRNCREILRNNGVYYVLREYHKWEKDPKALLACENVVDILIQKESEVGAEDLSAVDVPEDYKEKFEKMDEDYIKSAVS from the coding sequence ATGTCCAAAGATCCACTCGACGAGCTACTACAATTCCTAAAACCTGATTCCAGGATAGATCTGAAACATATCGCCTTGGACCATTTAGTGGGCTTATCAGGCAGCGAGGACGGAATTCATACATTGCTCAAAAATGAGCAAGTGATTGCAAGTATCATCGAGTTAACTAGTGATAGTGTGGATGAGGTCGCTAAAAACGCTCTTTTAGCGCTTGTAAACATCACTGCCAACGCCAAGGGAGCTTCGGAGATACTAAAATACCGTCCGAGTActtgtaaaaatataatagagttgCTTATAGGTTATGTTCTCGATCCTAACAAAAAGGACGCGGATGCAGCTTGTATGATACTTTCAAACATAACGCGGCTGGAAGATGAGTTGGAAGTGTGTTTAGACACATTAATACCTAAATTAAATGACATTTTAAATGTCTATGTCAACATTGACTTTAATAAAACAGGTTCGAAATTACACTACCTTGGAGCCATGTTTAGCAACCTAAGCTGCAGCAGTAGAATACGCAAATGGCTGACAGAAGAGAACCCACACGTACCTCTAATAAAAATCCTGCCATTTTGCAATTACGAGCAATCTAACATTCGTCGCGGCGGTGCTATAGGAACTATAAGAAACCTATCATTTGACGTTGAATACCATGATATATTACTTAACCCAGATTTGGATATACTTACATACCTGTTGAACCCTTTAATGGGTAATGAGGATTATCCGGATGAAGAAATGGACGTGCTGCCGATAGCTTTgcaatacttacctaaagaGAAAAAGAGAGAATTAGATGTAGATATTCGTAAAATGATTTTAGAGACGCTAAACAAGTTCTGTAGTAAACGTAACTGTAGAGAGATTTTACGGAACAATGGAGTATATTACGTGTTACGGGAGTACCACAAATGGGAGAAGGACCCGAAAGCTTTATTAGCGTGTGAGAATGTTGTAGATATTTTGATTCAGAAGGAGTCGGAAGTCGGGGCGGAGGATTTGTCAGCTGTTGATGTGCCAGAGGATTATAAGGAGAAGTTTGAAAAAATGGATGAAGATTATATAAAAAGTGCTGTATCTTAA